A part of Paenibacillus sp. 481 genomic DNA contains:
- a CDS encoding DEAD/DEAH box helicase: MKTFAEFGLEPKVLQAITELGFEEATPIQEKAIPVALTGRDLIGQAQTGTGKTAAFGIPMISKIDVEEERVVALVMTPTRELAIQVAEEIGKLTRFKGVRSLPIYGGQDIGRQIRALKKRPQIIIGTPGRLLDHINRKTIRLDDVATVVLDEADEMLDMGFMDDIQSILSLVPSTRQTMLFSATMPPNIQKLANQFLTNPDHVSVMPKQVSAPLIDQSYIEVQERNKFDALSRLLDMESPELAIVFGRTKRRVDELAEALQKRGYTADGLHGDLSQNQRDTVMRKFRDGSIDVLVATDVAARGLDVSGVTHVINFDLPQDPESYVHRIGRTGRAGKEGSAWSFVTPRELDHLNFIERVTRHRITRKPMPSLAEAIEGKQRIVAERMLEVLDNNELNEYKGIAITLLDQYDSVNLLSAAFKLMTGGKKEVEVSLTPEDPIRAKRRKPDVRTSGRKMSAPYGRGRSNNGPRGEGDRRREGGSGGGGYRGGSASTGGDRGGYNSGNRERSYSGGNRERSGFSGSAGGRERSGERNERSGGSYGDRRPRRTGEGRREKDSE; the protein is encoded by the coding sequence TTGAAGACATTTGCAGAATTTGGCTTGGAACCTAAGGTTCTTCAAGCGATTACAGAATTAGGATTTGAAGAAGCAACTCCAATTCAAGAAAAAGCTATACCTGTAGCGCTTACGGGGCGCGACCTTATCGGACAAGCGCAGACGGGTACAGGTAAGACGGCCGCCTTCGGTATCCCGATGATCTCGAAGATTGACGTAGAAGAAGAGCGTGTAGTTGCTCTCGTTATGACACCGACACGTGAACTTGCGATTCAAGTTGCGGAAGAAATCGGAAAGTTAACACGCTTCAAAGGCGTTCGTTCGCTTCCAATTTACGGTGGCCAAGATATCGGTCGCCAAATTCGCGCTTTGAAAAAGCGTCCACAAATCATCATCGGTACACCTGGTCGTTTGCTCGACCATATTAACCGTAAGACGATCCGTTTGGATGATGTAGCAACAGTTGTATTGGATGAAGCGGATGAAATGCTCGACATGGGCTTCATGGACGACATTCAGTCCATCTTGAGCCTTGTACCATCTACGCGTCAAACGATGTTGTTCTCTGCAACAATGCCGCCAAACATTCAAAAGTTGGCAAATCAATTTTTGACTAATCCGGATCATGTTTCCGTAATGCCGAAGCAAGTAAGCGCACCGCTTATCGATCAATCTTACATCGAAGTGCAAGAGCGTAACAAATTCGATGCATTGAGCCGCTTGCTTGACATGGAATCTCCTGAATTGGCGATCGTATTCGGTCGTACAAAGCGTCGTGTTGATGAGTTGGCTGAAGCGTTGCAAAAACGCGGTTACACAGCTGACGGCTTGCACGGTGACTTGTCGCAGAACCAACGTGATACGGTAATGCGTAAATTCCGTGACGGCAGCATCGATGTACTCGTTGCAACAGACGTTGCTGCACGTGGTTTGGACGTATCTGGCGTAACGCACGTTATTAACTTTGACTTGCCGCAAGACCCAGAGTCCTACGTACACCGTATCGGTCGTACAGGCCGTGCTGGTAAAGAAGGTAGCGCATGGTCCTTCGTGACGCCGCGTGAACTTGACCACCTTAACTTTATCGAGCGTGTTACGCGTCACCGCATCACTCGCAAGCCAATGCCTAGCTTGGCGGAAGCGATTGAAGGCAAGCAACGTATCGTTGCTGAGCGTATGCTCGAAGTTCTTGATAACAACGAATTGAACGAATATAAAGGAATCGCGATCACATTGTTGGATCAATACGATTCCGTTAACTTGTTGTCTGCAGCATTCAAGCTGATGACAGGTGGCAAAAAAGAAGTTGAAGTATCTTTGACACCAGAAGATCCGATTCGTGCTAAGCGTCGTAAGCCAGACGTACGCACAAGCGGTCGTAAAATGTCTGCTCCTTACGGACGTGGTCGTTCTAACAACGGACCACGCGGTGAAGGCGATCGTCGTCGTGAAGGCGGCAGCGGCGGTGGTGGATACCGTGGCGGTAGCGCTAGTACTGGTGGCGACCGTGGTGGCTACAACAGCGGCAACCGCGAGCGCAGCTACAGCGGTGGCAACCGTGAGCGCAGCGGCTTTAGCGGCAGCGCTGGTGGACGCGAGCGTAGTGGCGAGCGTAACGAACGTAGCGGTGGAAGCTATGGCGACCGTCGTCCGCGCCGTACAGGTGAAGGACGTCGCGAGAAAGATAGCGAATAA
- a CDS encoding sporulation protein YjcZ, which translates to MSGYAYGGYGGYGGGWGSGFGFILVLFILLAIIFCGCGGGWGGGGW; encoded by the coding sequence ATGAGCGGATACGCTTATGGCGGCTATGGTGGATACGGCGGCGGTTGGGGCAGTGGTTTTGGGTTCATTCTCGTTCTGTTCATCCTCTTAGCCATTATCTTTTGTGGTTGCGGCGGCGGCTGGGGCGGCGGCGGTTGGTAA
- a CDS encoding YesL family protein yields MEFRGAMGGLYRITEWIMRFSVTNVLWLLCSAPFFFLLFTKVLLSQQNFVNESLLTNWLMAIVAPFTLFPATAAMFSVVRKWVMGETDAALIRTFFKGYKGSYKQAMIGGFFYTILFVVMYFDYVVYMTQLSSFQFIGYVMLGLLIMLFVSLFNFFSMLSHVHMGTFQLVKNSILLTLIRPLRIILTTVISGMVLYFCLFHMPALFFVFAGSVIAYYAFFNFHAAFHEIQENNRKLDEEQEVDTQDTEAKLDAVDNAPVK; encoded by the coding sequence TTGGAGTTTCGGGGAGCTATGGGTGGGTTATACCGTATTACGGAGTGGATTATGCGCTTTTCGGTCACGAATGTGCTATGGTTGCTTTGTTCGGCACCATTTTTCTTTTTGTTATTTACTAAAGTTCTACTTTCCCAGCAAAATTTCGTTAACGAATCGTTGTTAACGAATTGGCTGATGGCAATAGTGGCACCGTTTACACTTTTTCCGGCAACAGCTGCGATGTTCTCGGTTGTGCGCAAATGGGTCATGGGTGAGACGGATGCGGCGCTAATTCGTACCTTTTTTAAAGGATATAAGGGTAGCTACAAGCAGGCGATGATTGGCGGCTTTTTTTATACGATATTGTTCGTAGTTATGTACTTTGATTATGTCGTCTATATGACCCAGTTAAGCTCGTTCCAATTTATTGGCTATGTTATGCTCGGTTTATTAATTATGTTGTTCGTGTCTTTGTTTAATTTCTTTAGTATGTTGTCGCATGTGCACATGGGAACGTTTCAATTGGTGAAAAATAGCATTTTATTGACGCTCATTCGTCCATTGCGTATTATTTTGACGACAGTCATAAGCGGAATGGTGCTATATTTTTGCTTGTTCCACATGCCGGCTTTATTTTTCGTATTTGCGGGCTCTGTCATCGCGTACTACGCGTTTTTTAATTTTCATGCTGCTTTTCATGAAATTCAAGAAAATAATCGCAAGCTGGACGAAGAACAGGAAGTCGACACACAAGATACTGAGGCAAAGTTAGATGCTGTCGATAACGCTCCAGTCAAATAA
- a CDS encoding DUF1499 domain-containing protein — protein sequence MSLKRTLVGIVRSYESTGDRAKDPQLKTHYYQLTRDKAWEEITSSLKKIQGYKVLHEVASVGEITMEKRTFTGRTMDITVSVIQVSPSKAAVDIYSASRGGLGDFGANYRVVKDLYAVLDKKLAAYKTE from the coding sequence TTGTCGCTCAAACGAACATTGGTCGGCATCGTTCGCAGTTATGAATCTACGGGCGATCGTGCAAAAGACCCTCAGTTGAAAACGCATTATTATCAATTAACCCGTGATAAAGCGTGGGAGGAAATTACGTCCTCCTTAAAGAAGATTCAAGGGTATAAAGTGCTTCACGAAGTTGCTTCGGTGGGCGAAATTACAATGGAGAAACGTACATTTACCGGTAGGACGATGGACATTACTGTATCGGTAATCCAAGTTAGTCCCTCAAAAGCGGCGGTCGATATTTATTCGGCTTCCCGTGGTGGTTTAGGAGATTTTGGGGCTAATTATCGTGTTGTTAAGGATTTGTACGCTGTTCTGGATAAGAAGTTAGCTGCTTACAAAACGGAATGA
- the tpx gene encoding thiol peroxidase: MSAERTGVATLKGNPITLLGPELKVGDKAPDFQLNKSLVDIVSLKDYAGKVKLISVVPSIDTGVCDAQTRRFNEETSTLSDNVVVLTVSADLPFAQARWCGAAGVDKVVMLSDYKDNNFGQAYGVLIKELRLDMRSIFVIDANDNVQYVEYLSEMTEHPNYEQALAAVKALV, from the coding sequence ATGTCAGCAGAACGCACAGGCGTTGCTACACTTAAAGGCAACCCTATTACTCTTCTAGGACCAGAACTTAAAGTCGGCGATAAAGCGCCTGATTTTCAATTGAACAAATCTTTGGTGGATATTGTTAGTCTGAAGGACTATGCTGGTAAAGTAAAGCTTATCAGCGTCGTTCCATCGATTGACACAGGCGTATGCGATGCACAGACACGCCGCTTCAACGAAGAAACGTCAACACTCAGCGATAATGTCGTTGTATTGACAGTAAGTGCTGACCTCCCATTTGCGCAAGCACGCTGGTGTGGCGCAGCAGGTGTCGACAAAGTCGTCATGCTGTCGGACTACAAAGACAACAACTTCGGACAAGCATATGGCGTTCTTATTAAAGAACTTCGCCTTGATATGCGTTCCATCTTCGTTATCGACGCTAACGACAACGTACAATACGTTGAATACTTGAGCGAGATGACAGAGCACCCTAACTACGAGCAGGCTCTTGCAGCTGTTAAAGCGCTCGTATAA
- a CDS encoding rhomboid family intramembrane serine protease yields MIFIRYESWRSYLKQFPITSMLIFVNVIMFIILTLSGGSTNPETLLDFGAVYKNEAYIADLWRTGTAMFLHIGFEHLLFNMFALFVFAPPLERLLGSFPYALLYLLSGLLGNAAALKLSAWETLMAGASGAIYGIYGAYLFIAIFQRKMLDASSRKTIYIILGLGIVQSFVLSGISWSAHLGGLGAGFVLYAVLRFIHMRTR; encoded by the coding sequence TTGATATTTATTCGATATGAGAGTTGGCGCAGCTACCTTAAACAGTTTCCAATTACGTCCATGCTAATTTTTGTGAATGTGATTATGTTTATTATCCTTACACTGAGTGGGGGGTCAACAAATCCAGAAACCTTGCTAGACTTTGGGGCCGTGTATAAGAATGAAGCGTATATTGCTGATTTATGGCGTACAGGAACGGCGATGTTTCTCCATATTGGCTTTGAGCATTTATTGTTTAATATGTTTGCCCTGTTCGTATTTGCGCCACCACTGGAGCGCTTGCTTGGTTCGTTTCCGTATGCGTTACTTTATTTGCTCAGCGGATTGCTTGGTAACGCTGCTGCGTTGAAATTGTCGGCTTGGGAGACGTTGATGGCGGGTGCATCAGGAGCTATTTATGGCATATACGGGGCGTACTTGTTTATTGCTATATTTCAACGAAAAATGTTGGACGCATCGTCACGCAAGACCATATACATCATTTTAGGCCTCGGTATCGTTCAATCATTCGTTCTATCAGGAATTAGTTGGAGTGCTCATCTCGGTGGTCTTGGAGCAGGTTTCGTGTTGTATGCGGTACTTCGTTTCATTCACATGCGAACGCGCTAA
- a CDS encoding LysR family transcriptional regulator, whose translation MELRQLHYFVKVAQKEHVTQAAEELHVAQSAVSRQIHQLEEELGVKLFIQKGRNLQLTPVGQLFCQRAEAILKELDRAVNEVQEFMDPELGEIRIGFPHSLGVHLIPSVVAAFRKTHPHVKFRFKQGMYPSLIRDIVRGEVDLAFISPFPEECDQVAGEIVLTEELSAILPPSHPLAGEKQIELQQLKDDTFVLFSPGYSLRPIVWDACFKAGFTPVIGFEGEETDTIRGLVAAGMGVSLLPDMALKHTTELQPVRVRVVNPVVTRTIGLIRRSEEKLPPVAKTFHRFLLTYFKHSSVMDVSE comes from the coding sequence GTGGAACTAAGACAGCTGCATTATTTTGTTAAAGTGGCGCAAAAAGAGCACGTCACACAAGCGGCAGAAGAGCTCCATGTGGCTCAATCAGCAGTGAGCAGACAAATTCATCAACTAGAAGAAGAGTTGGGAGTTAAGTTGTTTATCCAAAAAGGGCGCAATTTGCAGCTTACCCCCGTTGGGCAATTATTTTGTCAGCGTGCAGAGGCTATTTTAAAAGAGTTAGATCGTGCTGTAAACGAAGTGCAAGAATTTATGGACCCTGAACTTGGTGAGATTCGCATCGGCTTTCCGCATAGCTTAGGGGTTCATTTAATACCGTCGGTCGTAGCGGCATTTCGCAAAACACATCCGCATGTGAAATTTCGATTCAAGCAAGGGATGTACCCTTCGCTCATTCGAGATATTGTCCGTGGAGAGGTGGATTTGGCGTTTATCTCGCCCTTTCCTGAAGAGTGTGACCAAGTGGCGGGTGAAATCGTGCTAACAGAAGAATTGTCCGCTATATTGCCACCTAGCCACCCGCTAGCGGGGGAGAAGCAAATCGAGCTGCAACAATTGAAAGACGATACCTTCGTATTGTTCAGTCCTGGCTATTCTTTGCGTCCGATCGTGTGGGATGCGTGTTTTAAGGCGGGTTTTACTCCTGTAATTGGTTTTGAGGGAGAGGAAACCGATACCATTCGCGGCTTGGTTGCGGCTGGGATGGGGGTTAGCCTACTACCGGATATGGCGCTGAAGCATACGACGGAGTTGCAACCTGTGCGTGTGCGTGTCGTGAATCCGGTTGTGACGCGCACGATAGGGTTGATCCGACGTTCGGAGGAGAAACTTCCGCCTGTAGCGAAGACGTTCCATCGTTTCTTGTTAACTTATTTTAAGCACTCATCTGTAATGGATGTTTCGGAATAG
- a CDS encoding zinc metallopeptidase, with protein sequence MFFHPMDFLILIAFGLCIWAQFRVKGTFKRWSEVRASSGMTGYEAARRMLDSNGLHDVPVEPVQGALTDHYDPINRVVRLSEPVYYENSIAALSVACHEVGHAIQHQQSYPMLVARHRIFPVVNLTSGVAPFMLLGGFLFQMSGLILAGIIFFSVAVAFQLITLPVEFNASSRARDLMIAEGFISNEEENGVSKVLNAAALTYVAAALVSLLELIKYLMIFFNSRD encoded by the coding sequence ATGTTTTTTCACCCTATGGATTTTTTAATTCTAATTGCATTTGGTCTATGTATTTGGGCACAGTTTCGTGTAAAAGGAACATTTAAGCGTTGGAGCGAGGTTCGCGCATCGAGCGGTATGACTGGATATGAAGCCGCACGCCGCATGCTTGACTCGAATGGCCTGCACGATGTACCTGTAGAGCCTGTACAAGGCGCCCTTACTGACCACTACGATCCAATAAATCGTGTTGTCCGTCTATCCGAGCCCGTTTACTATGAAAATTCGATAGCAGCGCTGTCTGTTGCCTGTCACGAAGTCGGCCATGCCATTCAGCATCAACAGTCCTATCCTATGCTCGTTGCTCGTCACAGGATCTTCCCCGTAGTCAATTTGACTTCCGGCGTAGCTCCATTTATGTTGCTGGGTGGATTCTTGTTTCAGATGTCCGGACTCATTTTGGCCGGTATTATCTTTTTCTCGGTAGCTGTTGCATTCCAGTTGATTACACTTCCAGTGGAGTTCAACGCCAGCAGCAGAGCTCGCGATTTAATGATTGCAGAAGGATTTATTTCGAACGAAGAAGAGAACGGTGTATCTAAAGTGCTGAACGCAGCCGCATTAACGTATGTAGCCGCAGCGCTTGTGTCGTTGCTAGAATTAATCAAGTATTTGATGATTTTCTTTAATAGTCGCGACTAA
- a CDS encoding helix-turn-helix domain-containing protein: MGDENNQLYRIGELARMANVNQRTIDYYTTIGLVQPAQRTATNYRLYNAETIERLQRINQMKQEKYTLEEIKQYFQHLSEVATDDISQRLTDLQLHLQQVEREVRELQPMLERLKPKQAEPLFNRLSSQSAACVEVLMTVLDRSSTML, encoded by the coding sequence ATGGGAGATGAGAATAATCAACTGTATCGAATTGGCGAACTCGCGCGAATGGCCAACGTCAATCAACGCACAATCGATTATTATACGACCATCGGTCTCGTTCAGCCTGCACAACGGACTGCCACAAATTACCGCCTGTACAATGCTGAAACGATTGAACGTCTGCAACGTATTAATCAAATGAAACAAGAGAAATATACGTTAGAGGAAATCAAGCAATATTTTCAACATTTGAGCGAAGTTGCTACTGATGATATTTCACAGCGTTTAACGGATCTACAACTTCACTTACAGCAAGTAGAACGAGAGGTAAGAGAACTACAGCCTATGCTAGAGCGTTTAAAGCCTAAGCAAGCAGAGCCCCTCTTTAACCGTTTATCATCACAGAGCGCCGCTTGCGTTGAAGTGCTTATGACCGTATTGGACAGAAGCAGCACCATGCTATAA
- a CDS encoding ammonium transporter, with translation MAKKWHKVRTLSLLTVIGIGGFIPQLAQAAGEATNAQLKLAVDAVWIMLAAILVIMMQAGFALLEAGTSRMKNAGHVAGKTVLMFGLCAITFWMFGFGFGFGNGNGIIGTTGFFFSGDESTAAEVYSSLAFSDVPIAIKFLFQFAFAAVSLAIACGGLAERAKLSVYVIFGILFTVVIYPVAAHWVWGGGWLAELGMQDFAGSAVVHMQGATAALVATIMLKPRLGKYGKDGRPNLIPGHNQVFSVLGVLLLWVGWFGFNPGSTLTAVNDGFFGYVALTTNLAAAAGAVVALLVSWMVLGKADIPSMLNGVLAALVAITGACAFVEPWAAIVIGAVAGALTFFTAQWFERKGVDDPVYAFSVHGMAGIWGALSTGFFAAPHLVETVGVGKAGLFYGGGFEQLFVQAVGIAGVFVFVAILSIIMFAVMKRTIGLRVTEEEEIMGLDMSEHGEYGYPEQMKAINNVLPQVAVKSEHQEQERGPVIGRLS, from the coding sequence ATGGCAAAAAAGTGGCATAAGGTAAGGACTTTAAGTTTGTTAACGGTTATTGGAATAGGGGGATTTATTCCGCAACTCGCTCAAGCAGCTGGTGAAGCGACAAACGCACAGCTGAAGTTGGCGGTTGATGCCGTATGGATTATGCTTGCAGCTATTCTCGTTATAATGATGCAGGCCGGATTTGCACTCTTAGAAGCAGGGACCTCACGCATGAAAAATGCAGGCCATGTCGCGGGCAAGACTGTTCTTATGTTCGGCTTGTGTGCCATTACGTTTTGGATGTTTGGCTTTGGATTTGGGTTTGGTAACGGAAACGGCATTATCGGAACGACAGGCTTTTTCTTCAGCGGCGACGAGTCGACTGCTGCGGAAGTGTACAGTTCGCTAGCCTTTTCTGATGTGCCGATAGCGATTAAATTTTTGTTCCAATTTGCATTTGCTGCAGTATCCCTTGCGATTGCGTGTGGCGGGTTGGCTGAGCGGGCAAAGTTGAGTGTGTATGTTATATTTGGGATTTTGTTTACCGTCGTCATTTATCCGGTCGCTGCGCACTGGGTATGGGGTGGAGGTTGGTTGGCTGAGCTTGGGATGCAGGACTTTGCTGGATCGGCGGTCGTTCATATGCAAGGCGCAACAGCTGCATTGGTTGCGACGATTATGCTTAAGCCACGTTTAGGTAAATACGGTAAAGACGGCAGGCCTAATCTGATTCCAGGTCACAATCAAGTGTTTTCTGTGCTAGGTGTACTGCTGTTGTGGGTCGGCTGGTTTGGTTTTAACCCAGGGAGTACGCTTACGGCGGTTAATGATGGATTTTTCGGTTATGTGGCGTTGACGACGAATTTGGCCGCGGCCGCAGGAGCAGTAGTGGCATTGCTTGTATCATGGATGGTACTAGGTAAAGCGGACATACCGAGCATGCTGAATGGTGTATTAGCAGCCCTAGTTGCGATTACAGGGGCGTGTGCTTTCGTTGAGCCGTGGGCGGCAATCGTAATCGGGGCAGTTGCTGGAGCTTTGACGTTCTTTACGGCGCAATGGTTCGAGCGAAAAGGTGTTGATGACCCTGTTTATGCGTTCTCGGTGCACGGTATGGCTGGGATATGGGGGGCGTTGTCGACCGGATTTTTTGCCGCACCGCACTTAGTGGAGACGGTTGGTGTTGGTAAAGCTGGACTCTTTTACGGAGGTGGCTTTGAGCAATTGTTTGTGCAGGCGGTAGGTATTGCTGGCGTATTCGTCTTTGTAGCGATTTTATCGATCATCATGTTTGCGGTCATGAAAAGAACGATTGGGTTGCGTGTAACGGAAGAAGAGGAGATTATGGGACTCGATATGAGTGAACACGGTGAATACGGATACCCAGAGCAAATGAAGGCGATAAACAATGTGCTGCCGCAAGTCGCGGTCAAAAGCGAGCATCAGGAGCAAGAGCGCGGGCCTGTCATTGGCAGGTTGTCATGA
- a CDS encoding DUF294 nucleotidyltransferase-like domain-containing protein, with the protein MSAFVQKGSYIQAIEASTEAALRRLDQCVEAREPWRELFHIREAWMAAVEKSGAQASAAAQLVSVIGEHEDGVKQVLHVYEQTRRLYDELFCAAAALVESEMIASGWGPPPAAYAFVLFGSGGRKEMTPWSDQDHGVIWDMPRQQQLDGTVSEVRKTSGKSEVNVAGDVSGVSDVSESRDVGDVSVVSESSDARDASDTRDAGQHMAFATRYFMEWGTRMTNGLSTAGFPPCTGKVIASEPEWNGSMSKWLARVMDWSHLADWESMRYLSISLDMRTVYGDVELEQRWRASLTELAGRQTHLYKALVRNGMRRKRSCNAFGQLICERHGQHAGAFDFKYRSYVPFMQAIRARTWAEQLDLTAGRTERTSTMERIIALANADMRNEIRVTKSSSAAFHQQLILSWEMLLAARLLAGGQREHTGWHNAAVVDPAVLTKALRQRLKRSVLLLSRWMKESERRYDDG; encoded by the coding sequence ATGAGTGCTTTTGTTCAAAAAGGTTCGTATATTCAAGCTATTGAAGCAAGTACGGAAGCAGCCTTGAGGCGGCTAGATCAGTGTGTGGAAGCGCGTGAACCGTGGCGGGAGTTGTTCCATATTCGTGAGGCGTGGATGGCGGCGGTTGAAAAAAGTGGTGCGCAAGCTTCGGCAGCGGCTCAGTTAGTGAGCGTTATAGGTGAGCATGAGGATGGCGTGAAGCAGGTGCTTCATGTATATGAACAGACGCGTCGACTGTACGATGAGTTGTTCTGTGCGGCGGCAGCTTTAGTAGAGAGCGAGATGATTGCCAGCGGCTGGGGACCTCCCCCAGCTGCTTATGCTTTCGTTCTATTCGGTAGCGGGGGTAGAAAGGAAATGACGCCATGGAGTGATCAGGATCATGGGGTCATCTGGGATATGCCGCGGCAGCAGCAGTTGGATGGCACGGTAAGTGAGGTGCGTAAAACTAGTGGGAAAAGTGAAGTAAATGTAGCTGGTGACGTAAGTGGCGTAAGTGATGTAAGTGAATCAAGAGATGTAGGTGATGTAAGTGTTGTAAGTGAATCAAGTGATGCAAGAGATGCCAGTGATACACGTGATGCTGGCCAGCATATGGCGTTTGCGACGCGGTACTTCATGGAATGGGGAACGCGTATGACAAATGGGCTATCTACAGCCGGATTTCCGCCTTGTACGGGCAAAGTAATAGCTTCTGAGCCTGAATGGAATGGCAGTATGTCAAAGTGGCTTGCTCGTGTCATGGACTGGTCGCACCTTGCAGATTGGGAAAGTATGCGCTACTTGAGCATCTCACTCGACATGCGAACGGTATATGGTGATGTTGAATTGGAACAGCGTTGGCGTGCAAGCTTGACCGAGTTGGCGGGTAGGCAGACTCATTTGTATAAGGCGCTCGTGCGTAATGGAATGCGCCGTAAGCGGAGTTGTAATGCATTCGGCCAGCTCATCTGTGAGCGCCATGGTCAGCATGCAGGGGCATTTGACTTCAAATATCGGTCATATGTTCCGTTTATGCAAGCGATTCGAGCGCGAACGTGGGCTGAGCAGCTTGATTTAACCGCTGGACGGACAGAACGAACTTCTACGATGGAGCGAATTATCGCGCTAGCGAATGCAGATATGCGGAACGAGATTCGGGTTACAAAGTCGAGTTCGGCGGCGTTTCATCAACAACTCATTCTGAGTTGGGAGATGTTGCTTGCTGCACGCTTGCTAGCAGGGGGGCAGCGTGAGCATACAGGCTGGCATAACGCAGCCGTAGTGGACCCAGCCGTATTAACGAAGGCATTAAGGCAGCGATTAAAGCGCTCAGTCCTTCTGCTTTCGCGTTGGATGAAAGAGAGTGAACGGAGGTATGACGATGGATAA
- a CDS encoding exonuclease domain-containing protein, which yields MDNKRESKGWLERWRQRQKGFQLGQQMQLDREAITDRMERAELQVARPELLTGGQRIAYERSLNRKQRQQRSLDVLDIPLEQLNVSVFDLETTGFDPTRGDEIIAFGVQHVAGVEIAEGMGAQFYAEVNPGMKIPTHIQQLTGITDEAVHGAPSVNEGLGQFFHFVGDRVLVAHASAHDKAFLRMALWRAVKKPFKHRIIDTMVVARWLHPRLPAYTLDHLAAHYGIAVERRHHALCDAQVTAQLWTCLVKEAAERRVTTLGDMYMYLSRN from the coding sequence ATGGATAATAAACGTGAGAGCAAAGGTTGGTTAGAACGTTGGAGACAGCGCCAAAAAGGGTTTCAGCTTGGGCAGCAAATGCAGTTGGACAGAGAGGCTATCACAGACCGGATGGAGCGGGCGGAGCTGCAAGTAGCGCGGCCAGAACTGCTTACAGGGGGGCAGCGAATCGCTTATGAACGGTCCCTTAATAGGAAGCAGCGTCAACAGCGCTCGCTCGATGTGCTCGACATTCCGTTGGAACAATTAAACGTTTCGGTTTTTGATTTGGAAACGACGGGCTTTGATCCGACGAGAGGAGATGAAATAATCGCCTTCGGTGTGCAACACGTAGCGGGTGTGGAAATTGCGGAGGGAATGGGTGCGCAATTTTACGCTGAAGTAAATCCAGGTATGAAAATACCGACCCATATTCAGCAATTGACTGGCATTACTGACGAGGCCGTGCATGGAGCCCCATCGGTAAACGAAGGGCTAGGTCAATTTTTCCACTTTGTCGGTGATCGTGTCTTAGTAGCGCATGCAAGTGCGCATGATAAAGCTTTTTTACGGATGGCCCTTTGGCGAGCCGTCAAAAAACCATTTAAACACCGTATCATCGATACGATGGTTGTTGCACGTTGGCTTCATCCACGTCTACCGGCGTATACGTTAGATCATTTGGCTGCGCATTATGGCATTGCCGTTGAGCGGCGCCATCATGCGCTGTGCGATGCTCAAGTCACGGCACAACTGTGGACGTGTCTCGTTAAAGAGGCTGCCGAGCGGCGTGTTACAACTTTGGGGGATATGTACATGTACCTTAGTCGTAATTGA
- a CDS encoding Mov34/MPN/PAD-1 family protein has protein sequence MQNRSNQSQRQSYSQSFNLFQNQSQRSSFTDSATDPICATICTSARKAIYAHGRSQLPKESCGILLGLNGSTHFDTYVPIANHAADPIHSFRPDPATWTNIVMSAISNQQQMILVHTHPSTPPVPSSADAEGLVLASGLMYGIIIVSFQLSPFSPQLRAYRLYSTGREASFDQPYFQPIQVNYD, from the coding sequence TTGCAAAATAGGAGCAACCAAAGCCAACGCCAGAGCTACAGTCAAAGCTTCAACCTTTTCCAGAATCAAAGTCAGCGTTCATCTTTCACTGATTCTGCTACCGATCCAATATGTGCGACGATTTGTACCTCTGCAAGAAAGGCCATATACGCACATGGGCGCAGCCAATTGCCGAAAGAATCATGCGGTATTTTACTCGGTCTAAATGGGAGTACGCACTTTGATACGTATGTGCCAATAGCTAATCATGCAGCAGATCCAATCCATTCGTTCAGGCCAGATCCCGCTACATGGACGAATATCGTCATGTCAGCGATAAGCAACCAACAACAAATGATACTTGTTCATACTCATCCTTCGACGCCACCTGTTCCTTCATCAGCAGACGCCGAAGGACTCGTGTTGGCTAGTGGTCTCATGTATGGGATTATCATTGTATCCTTTCAACTTAGCCCTTTCTCGCCGCAGTTGCGCGCGTATCGCTTATATTCAACAGGACGTGAAGCATCCTTTGATCAGCCTTATTTTCAACCGATTCAAGTCAATTACGACTAA